Proteins encoded together in one Chryseobacterium taklimakanense window:
- the folD gene encoding bifunctional methylenetetrahydrofolate dehydrogenase/methenyltetrahydrofolate cyclohydrolase FolD, which produces MAQILDGLKVSQDIKNEIKADVDKIIASGKRVPHLAAILVGNNGASKAYVNSKVKDCAEVGFKSSLIKMPSTVSEAELLEKIAELNDDPEIDGFIVQLPLPKQMDQEKVIMAINPHKDVDGFHPENFGRMALEMSTFLPATPFGILTLLERYNLETKGKHCVIIGRSRIVGRPMSILMGRKDFPGNSTVTLTHSYTPHIEEFTKAADIVITALGDPHFLKGDMIKEGAVVIDVGITRIDDDSEKGYHLAGDVDFDSCAEKASWITPVPGGVGPMTRAMLMKNTLLAYKHTIYKD; this is translated from the coding sequence ATGGCTCAAATTCTAGACGGACTGAAAGTTTCACAGGACATTAAAAATGAAATCAAAGCTGATGTAGACAAAATCATCGCCTCCGGAAAAAGGGTGCCACATCTTGCTGCAATCCTTGTAGGAAACAACGGCGCCAGCAAAGCTTATGTGAACAGCAAAGTGAAAGACTGTGCTGAAGTTGGTTTCAAATCGTCACTGATCAAGATGCCAAGTACGGTTTCCGAAGCTGAACTTTTAGAAAAAATTGCCGAGCTGAATGATGATCCGGAAATTGACGGCTTCATCGTGCAGTTGCCTTTACCAAAACAGATGGATCAGGAAAAGGTAATTATGGCAATAAACCCGCATAAGGACGTGGATGGCTTTCATCCTGAAAACTTCGGACGTATGGCACTGGAGATGAGCACATTCCTCCCGGCAACTCCTTTTGGAATCTTAACTCTTTTGGAAAGATATAATCTTGAAACCAAAGGAAAACACTGCGTAATCATTGGCAGAAGCCGTATCGTAGGCAGGCCGATGAGTATTTTGATGGGCAGGAAAGATTTCCCGGGAAATTCAACCGTAACTTTAACACATAGCTATACACCTCATATTGAAGAGTTTACAAAAGCTGCTGACATCGTGATCACCGCTTTGGGAGACCCTCATTTCCTGAAAGGGGATATGATTAAAGAAGGTGCAGTAGTGATCGATGTGGGAATAACAAGAATTGATGATGATTCAGAAAAGGGCTACCATCTTGCAGGCGACGTAGATTTCGACAGCTGCGCCGAAAAAGCAAGCTGGATCACGCCGGTACCTGGAGGTGTAGGCCCAATGACGCGAGCCATGCTGATGAAAAACACGCTGCTGGCTTATAAACATACCATTTATAAAGATTAA
- a CDS encoding 7-carboxy-7-deazaguanine synthase QueE, whose amino-acid sequence MTKEEQDILLKEGKILPVMEHFYTIQGEGAHTGKAAYFIRLGGCDVGCHWCDVKESWNPDLHPLMDVEEVAETAASYCKTIVLTGGEPLMWNLDVLTSKLKELGCQIHIETSGAYPMSGQLDWITLSPKKTGLPLDEIYSKAQELKVIIFNNHDFQFAEEQAAKVSENCKLYLQSEWSKRDAMYPKITDFILANPKWQASVQTHKYLNIP is encoded by the coding sequence ATGACAAAAGAAGAACAGGATATTTTATTAAAAGAAGGAAAAATACTCCCGGTGATGGAGCATTTTTATACCATACAGGGAGAAGGTGCCCATACCGGAAAAGCCGCCTACTTCATAAGGCTTGGCGGCTGCGATGTGGGCTGCCACTGGTGTGATGTGAAAGAAAGCTGGAACCCGGACCTGCACCCGCTGATGGATGTGGAAGAGGTTGCAGAAACTGCAGCAAGCTACTGCAAAACCATCGTGCTGACCGGCGGCGAACCGCTAATGTGGAATCTGGATGTTTTAACCTCAAAATTAAAGGAACTGGGCTGCCAAATTCATATCGAAACTTCCGGAGCATACCCCATGAGCGGCCAGTTGGACTGGATTACGCTTTCCCCCAAAAAAACCGGACTGCCTTTAGATGAAATTTATTCAAAAGCGCAGGAACTGAAGGTGATTATTTTCAATAACCACGATTTCCAGTTTGCGGAAGAACAGGCCGCAAAGGTGTCTGAAAACTGTAAACTTTACCTCCAAAGCGAATGGAGCAAACGTGATGCGATGTACCCCAAAATCACCGATTTCATTCTTGCCAACCCGAAATGGCAGGCATCTGTGCAAACCCATAAATATTTGAATATTCCGTAA
- a CDS encoding exopolysaccharide biosynthesis polyprenyl glycosylphosphotransferase, with product MQKLRYSRYFKTAVILLDIAVVAAVLLFFYLRKNPVLDLVNQEKNLISVFLLVVFWLLLSSKTQIYYVPRNTTYTTYLQKVFAQIFIFSAVFLLFSRILENDVLKEERSIIVAILFFLLLFLKSLIFFFLKYIRSKGLNVRNIMFLSQDSSVDVLKAIISERKDYGYKIFDYQLDKIDVDELKEFWIKNGIHTIFISSQNHLPSNLETKIFEEAEAHKVKISLIPNSIQNEFFSYNLSYIQSQPILLPIKFPLESYTNSVLKRIFDIIFSVLVLAGVGIWLFPILALLIKSDSKGPVFFIQKRYGFHDRVFNCFKFRTMYVNGDSATKTTAKNDRRITKIGKILRKTSLDEMPQFFNVLLGDMSVVGPRPHMILVDNLYKPKIRRYALRSLVKPGITGLAQVNGLRGDKGNMDLEMKRRVLADSFYVKNWSFMLDLVIIFKTLVLLVEGDKNAH from the coding sequence ATGCAAAAACTGCGGTACTCCCGGTATTTTAAAACTGCCGTGATTCTTTTAGACATCGCGGTTGTGGCTGCAGTTTTGCTGTTTTTTTACCTCCGGAAAAATCCGGTATTAGATTTGGTAAATCAGGAAAAAAATCTGATTTCGGTTTTTCTTCTGGTTGTCTTTTGGTTGCTCCTGAGCAGTAAAACTCAAATATATTATGTGCCGAGAAACACCACCTATACCACTTATCTCCAAAAGGTTTTTGCACAAATATTTATCTTCTCAGCGGTTTTTCTATTATTCTCACGAATTTTGGAAAACGATGTTCTGAAAGAAGAAAGGTCTATTATCGTGGCAATCCTGTTCTTCCTGCTGCTTTTTCTAAAATCACTGATTTTTTTCTTCTTAAAATACATCCGCTCTAAAGGTTTAAATGTAAGGAATATCATGTTCCTGAGCCAGGACTCATCGGTGGACGTTTTAAAAGCAATCATTTCGGAACGTAAAGATTACGGATACAAAATTTTTGATTATCAGCTTGATAAAATTGATGTTGACGAATTAAAAGAGTTTTGGATTAAAAACGGAATCCACACAATTTTTATCTCATCCCAAAATCACCTGCCCAGCAATTTAGAAACAAAAATCTTTGAAGAAGCTGAAGCTCATAAAGTAAAAATATCCTTAATCCCGAACAGCATCCAAAATGAGTTTTTCTCCTATAATTTAAGCTACATCCAGTCGCAACCGATTCTTTTGCCAATCAAATTTCCCTTAGAATCTTATACAAATTCAGTTTTAAAGCGGATTTTTGACATTATATTCTCAGTCTTGGTTTTAGCGGGCGTTGGAATTTGGTTGTTTCCGATCTTAGCCCTGCTTATAAAGAGCGACAGTAAAGGCCCGGTATTTTTCATTCAGAAAAGATATGGCTTCCATGACAGAGTTTTTAACTGCTTCAAATTCAGAACAATGTATGTGAATGGTGATTCTGCTACCAAAACTACTGCAAAGAATGACAGGCGAATTACCAAAATTGGAAAAATCCTCCGAAAAACCAGTTTGGATGAAATGCCGCAGTTTTTTAATGTGTTATTAGGCGACATGTCTGTGGTTGGGCCGCGGCCGCATATGATTTTGGTAGATAATTTGTATAAACCAAAAATAAGGCGGTATGCCCTACGAAGCCTTGTGAAGCCTGGAATTACCGGTTTGGCGCAAGTTAACGGGCTTCGTGGTGACAAAGGCAATATGGATTTGGAGATGAAAAGGCGGGTACTTGCGGATTCATTTTACGTGAAAAACTGGAGTTTCATGCTGGATTTGGTTATCATTTTTAAAACCCTTGTCCTGCTTGTTGAAGGCGATAAAAATGCCCACTGA
- a CDS encoding MlaE family ABC transporter permease: MIRKFLTALGEYFILMGKAIRSPQKANVFWKLFMREINDLGVNSFGLVVFTSVFVGAVVAIQMYNNFSASSFPIPTTFVGYATKAVLVLEFAPTIISLILAGKVGSYIASSIGTMRVSEQIDALDIMGVNSSNFLILPKILACVIFNPLLIALSIVVGIFGGYLAGEITGNWTSADYITGVQMYMPTLFFTYAFVKTIVFAFIIATVPSYFGYNVKGGSLEVGRASTQAVVWTMVFIIISELILTQMILS, from the coding sequence ATGATAAGAAAGTTTCTTACGGCTTTAGGCGAATATTTTATCCTCATGGGAAAAGCCATCAGAAGTCCGCAAAAAGCCAATGTGTTCTGGAAACTGTTTATGCGGGAAATCAATGACCTGGGGGTGAATTCGTTCGGGCTTGTTGTCTTTACTTCTGTTTTCGTGGGGGCGGTAGTTGCAATTCAGATGTATAATAACTTCAGCGCCTCAAGTTTCCCGATCCCTACAACTTTCGTGGGTTATGCAACAAAAGCGGTTTTGGTCCTGGAATTTGCTCCAACCATTATCAGTTTGATCCTTGCAGGTAAAGTAGGTTCATACATTGCATCCAGTATCGGAACAATGAGGGTTTCTGAACAGATTGACGCACTGGACATTATGGGCGTAAACTCTTCCAATTTTTTGATTTTGCCTAAAATTTTAGCCTGCGTGATTTTCAATCCTTTGCTTATTGCTTTGAGTATTGTCGTTGGGATTTTCGGAGGATACTTAGCCGGTGAAATTACAGGAAACTGGACCTCTGCAGATTACATAACCGGTGTTCAGATGTATATGCCAACGCTTTTCTTCACCTATGCTTTTGTGAAAACGATTGTTTTTGCCTTCATTATCGCTACAGTTCCATCGTATTTTGGCTATAACGTGAAAGGCGGATCTCTCGAAGTGGGACGTGCAAGTACGCAAGCCGTAGTTTGGACGATGGTATTTATTATTATTTCAGAATTAATTTTAACTCAAATGATTTTAAGCTGA
- a CDS encoding ABC transporter ATP-binding protein, with protein sequence MIEVKDLKKSFDNVEVLKGITTTFDTGKVNLIIGQSGSGKTVFLKSLLNVHEPTSGTILFDGRDIMKMGRDEKQTLRSEIGTVFQGSALFDSLTVEENITFPLDMFTNLTFREKKRRAMEVMGRVHLEKAGKKYPSEISGGMQKRVAIARAIVNNPKYLFCDEPNSGLDPYTSNVIDDLILEITKEYNTTTIINTHDMNSVMTIGEKIIYLRNGLLEWEGDKDKVITARNKNLIDFVYSSELFKELREYFLQTDKTSIENIITKQDQNEKDI encoded by the coding sequence ATGATAGAGGTAAAAGATCTGAAAAAAAGCTTTGACAATGTAGAAGTCCTAAAGGGCATCACCACCACATTCGATACCGGAAAGGTGAACCTCATCATCGGGCAGAGCGGTTCGGGTAAGACCGTATTCCTGAAATCATTGCTCAACGTACACGAACCTACCAGCGGAACTATTCTTTTTGACGGCAGGGATATTATGAAAATGGGCCGCGACGAGAAACAAACGCTTCGTTCAGAAATCGGAACCGTATTCCAGGGAAGTGCCCTTTTCGACTCGCTGACTGTTGAAGAAAATATAACATTTCCCCTTGATATGTTTACCAATTTAACTTTCAGGGAGAAAAAAAGGCGGGCTATGGAAGTAATGGGCCGTGTGCACCTGGAAAAAGCAGGCAAAAAATATCCTTCAGAAATTTCCGGTGGTATGCAAAAGCGTGTTGCCATTGCTCGGGCTATTGTAAATAATCCGAAATATCTTTTTTGTGATGAACCGAACTCCGGGCTCGATCCATATACTTCCAACGTTATTGATGACCTGATCCTGGAAATCACCAAGGAATACAACACCACCACGATTATCAATACCCACGATATGAATTCGGTGATGACGATTGGTGAAAAAATCATCTATCTTAGAAACGGACTGCTGGAATGGGAAGGCGACAAGGACAAGGTGATCACCGCCCGCAATAAAAACCTGATAGATTTCGTTTATTCTTCCGAACTGTTCAAAGAGTTAAGGGAATACTTTTTGCAAACAGACAAGACATCAATCGAAAATATTATTACTAAACAAGATCAAAATGAAAAAGATATTTAG
- a CDS encoding outer membrane beta-barrel protein yields MKKIFSTAAIGIAGILAAQVSVSGRANMLFPSSSPSWKDIKASGQNTYDQKGKNSVGYNLGISVKVDLPTSFFLMPELYYTTFKNEFTDPTTNTKIEAKSNRVDMPVLVGKNVLGETLGIFVGPVASYNLSADNQYNGFKENAKNDFTLGYQFGAQAKLKQLIINARYEGAFTKDQRDFINKNVMGETYTVKYDNRPGLLILGLGYEF; encoded by the coding sequence ATGAAAAAGATATTTAGTACCGCTGCAATCGGCATCGCGGGAATTTTAGCAGCACAGGTTTCAGTTTCGGGCAGGGCAAATATGCTGTTTCCGTCATCTTCACCTTCATGGAAGGACATTAAAGCCAGCGGGCAGAACACTTATGACCAGAAAGGAAAAAACAGCGTAGGATATAACCTCGGTATATCGGTAAAAGTTGATTTGCCAACTTCGTTCTTCCTAATGCCCGAACTTTATTACACAACTTTTAAAAATGAATTTACGGATCCAACCACAAACACAAAAATTGAGGCAAAAAGCAACCGTGTAGATATGCCCGTTTTGGTAGGTAAAAATGTGCTTGGTGAAACTTTGGGAATATTTGTCGGGCCGGTGGCGAGTTATAACCTAAGCGCAGACAATCAGTACAATGGTTTCAAGGAGAATGCTAAGAATGACTTCACCCTCGGTTACCAGTTCGGAGCGCAGGCGAAGCTAAAGCAGCTTATCATAAACGCCCGTTATGAAGGAGCTTTCACAAAGGATCAGAGAGACTTCATCAACAAAAATGTAATGGGCGAAACCTACACAGTAAAATATGACAACAGGCCAGGTTTACTGATCTTAGGTTTAGGTTACGAATTTTAA
- a CDS encoding DUF1049 domain-containing protein produces MKSVTFIGIVMLILAALLFYLTTDFAVEQIKLSHIMGIMAGVGLGLILGSMVGYVSKGSAIKAEQKRREFKQLQKEKEELERQAAELARQNEAAAKALPKNDNTQNY; encoded by the coding sequence ATGAAAAGCGTAACTTTTATCGGTATTGTAATGCTTATTCTTGCAGCGTTACTTTTCTATCTTACCACCGATTTTGCTGTGGAGCAGATTAAACTTTCGCATATTATGGGCATTATGGCGGGAGTTGGCCTAGGGCTGATACTTGGAAGTATGGTTGGTTATGTAAGCAAAGGCAGCGCAATAAAAGCTGAGCAAAAAAGAAGGGAATTTAAACAGTTGCAGAAAGAAAAAGAAGAACTGGAAAGACAGGCCGCTGAACTTGCCCGTCAGAATGAAGCTGCTGCAAAGGCGCTTCCTAAAAATGACAATACCCAGAATTATTAG
- a CDS encoding M48 family metallopeptidase: MKIKNLLSIGAVSVALVACTTNPITGRKSVQLANDQQIATMAAEQYQQVLNQAKVIRGTTAANQVKTVGVRLQNAARNYYRQLGREGDLAEFNWEYNLLDDKAANAWCMPGGKVAVYTGLLPISQNENGLAVVLGHEISHALAGHGNERISQAMIAQYGGAILGSTISSGQWAQIFSQVYPVGAQVALLKYGRNQELEADQMGLYLMGMAGYDPRGAQPFWHRMESMSTSQNRPPEFLSTHPSPDNRRQQIEVHLPKALEYYKAAGGKV, encoded by the coding sequence ATGAAAATTAAGAACTTATTAAGTATTGGTGCAGTATCAGTTGCTCTTGTGGCATGTACAACCAACCCAATTACGGGCAGAAAATCTGTACAGCTGGCAAACGATCAGCAAATTGCTACCATGGCGGCAGAACAGTATCAGCAGGTTTTAAATCAGGCAAAAGTTATCAGGGGAACCACGGCTGCGAACCAAGTTAAGACTGTAGGTGTAAGGCTGCAGAATGCTGCCAGAAACTACTACCGTCAATTAGGCAGGGAAGGTGATTTAGCAGAATTCAATTGGGAATATAATTTACTGGATGATAAGGCAGCGAACGCATGGTGTATGCCGGGCGGTAAGGTTGCGGTTTACACAGGTCTTTTACCGATTTCTCAAAATGAAAATGGACTGGCAGTAGTTTTAGGTCACGAAATTTCGCACGCTTTGGCCGGTCACGGAAATGAGAGGATTTCTCAGGCTATGATCGCGCAGTATGGCGGAGCAATTTTGGGAAGTACAATTTCCAGTGGGCAATGGGCACAAATTTTCTCTCAGGTTTACCCGGTAGGGGCGCAAGTTGCATTGCTGAAATATGGCAGAAATCAAGAACTTGAGGCTGACCAAATGGGATTATATTTAATGGGCATGGCCGGTTATGACCCAAGAGGGGCACAACCGTTCTGGCACAGAATGGAATCGATGTCTACCAGCCAAAACAGACCACCGGAATTTCTTTCCACTCACCCAAGCCCGGACAACAGAAGACAGCAGATTGAAGTTCATTTACCGAAGGCTTTAGAATATTATAAAGCTGCCGGAGGTAAAGTGTAA
- a CDS encoding DUF4251 domain-containing protein, with translation MKKYIILLLSFSVLLLFNACGSQHYLDSKTVENLVKNEEFTFMAKSAHPSNYDVINVMNSLPTSSSSRMLNLDYGYGIVIKKNELVSTLPYFGRAYSPSMDRDKESLRFTSKNYKVIKTEGRKNSTVFTVIPSDVSHIRRIIMEIFPNGRAYVSVDANDRQPISYDGNIEQNKN, from the coding sequence ATGAAAAAGTACATCATATTATTACTCAGTTTTTCAGTATTACTGTTATTCAACGCATGTGGATCTCAACATTACCTGGATTCTAAAACTGTAGAAAACTTGGTCAAAAATGAGGAGTTCACTTTTATGGCTAAGAGTGCTCATCCTTCAAATTACGATGTTATCAATGTGATGAACTCTCTTCCTACCTCTTCATCCTCGCGAATGCTGAATTTGGATTATGGTTACGGAATTGTGATCAAAAAAAATGAATTAGTGTCAACCCTTCCATATTTCGGCAGAGCCTACAGTCCAAGTATGGACAGAGATAAAGAGAGTTTGAGGTTTACCAGTAAGAACTATAAAGTCATAAAAACAGAAGGAAGGAAAAATTCTACAGTTTTCACCGTTATTCCATCAGATGTGAGCCATATCAGGAGAATAATTATGGAAATATTTCCGAACGGAAGGGCTTATGTTTCGGTGGATGCCAATGACAGGCAACCAATATCTTATGACGGAAACATTGAACAAAACAAAAATTAA
- a CDS encoding DUF4251 domain-containing protein, whose translation MKPAQTNVMKNTQSVRTFDDPKAQYIKLTPDFIDVYLPYFGDAQLTDATNADFKFRSKYSYDSKVDSNGNWTVTVIPENTTGVQEMIIEVNKSGTAFITVNSSRRSPAGYNGFIEN comes from the coding sequence GTGAAGCCCGCCCAAACGAATGTGATGAAGAATACGCAGTCTGTAAGAACCTTCGATGATCCGAAAGCTCAGTATATAAAATTGACACCGGATTTTATAGATGTTTACCTCCCTTACTTCGGAGATGCACAGCTAACAGATGCCACTAACGCTGATTTTAAATTCAGATCAAAGTATAGTTACGATTCTAAAGTCGACTCTAACGGTAACTGGACGGTAACTGTAATACCAGAAAACACAACTGGTGTTCAGGAAATGATTATTGAGGTTAATAAATCTGGTACGGCGTTCATAACAGTAAATTCAAGCAGGCGGTCTCCTGCAGGATATAACGGATTTATTGAAAATTAG
- the meaB gene encoding methylmalonyl Co-A mutase-associated GTPase MeaB, protein MNISTETLIEGIKSGDKRLIGKAITLVESKKAEHRERAEILLKEIMPFTGKSIRIGITGVPGAGKSTFIENFGRLAIKKGKKVAVLAIDPSSTLNKGSILGDKTRMEELAKEDSAFIRPSPSSGFLGGVANTTFETMLICEAAGYDYILIETVGVGQSEVLVSDITDVFLFLKIIGGGDELQGIKRGIMEMVDLIFINKVDEANSNKAKSTKQELLRALFFMPEKEKGWKTPVLLGSALNNQGLEEVFEKIQDFIALKIKNNSFSRIREQQAEKRFEYWVQQLILQKTRQESAMENSYERHKKNASELKSNPSTEAKLFVEKLFKRG, encoded by the coding sequence ATGAATATTTCCACAGAAACTCTTATTGAAGGTATAAAATCGGGAGACAAGCGTCTCATCGGTAAAGCGATTACTTTGGTGGAAAGCAAAAAGGCCGAACACCGCGAGCGTGCGGAAATATTACTGAAGGAAATAATGCCCTTCACCGGAAAATCTATCCGTATTGGCATTACCGGCGTTCCGGGCGCAGGAAAATCTACTTTTATCGAAAATTTCGGTAGGCTGGCGATCAAAAAGGGAAAAAAAGTTGCAGTTTTGGCTATCGATCCCAGTTCGACACTAAACAAAGGCTCAATTCTCGGCGATAAAACAAGAATGGAAGAATTGGCAAAAGAGGACAGCGCATTCATAAGGCCTTCCCCAAGCTCCGGCTTCTTGGGTGGCGTTGCGAACACGACTTTTGAGACGATGCTGATCTGTGAAGCTGCGGGTTATGATTATATTTTAATAGAAACGGTGGGCGTGGGACAGAGTGAGGTTTTGGTTTCGGATATTACCGATGTATTTCTCTTTTTGAAAATTATTGGCGGTGGCGATGAGCTGCAGGGAATCAAACGCGGGATTATGGAGATGGTGGATTTGATTTTCATTAATAAAGTTGATGAAGCCAACAGCAATAAAGCCAAATCGACCAAGCAGGAACTTTTGCGCGCACTATTTTTTATGCCTGAAAAAGAAAAAGGCTGGAAAACCCCCGTTCTTTTAGGTTCAGCATTAAATAATCAAGGTTTGGAAGAGGTTTTTGAGAAAATCCAGGATTTCATTGCATTAAAAATCAAGAATAATTCTTTCTCAAGAATCCGTGAGCAGCAGGCCGAAAAGCGGTTCGAATATTGGGTACAGCAATTGATTCTTCAAAAAACCAGGCAGGAGTCTGCAATGGAAAATTCGTACGAAAGACATAAAAAAAATGCTTCTGAACTGAAATCAAATCCAAGTACAGAAGCAAAATTGTTTGTGGAAAAATTATTTAAAAGAGGCTAA
- a CDS encoding enolase C-terminal domain-like protein, which yields MKIEWKRTRLKLKETFSISYGSYDFRDALLVSLSEDGKTGYGECVAINYYGINLDKFDEILREIQHLIEAHDIVHPKVFFEFLKSLNLHSFLLSALDCAYWDLYGKLTDRTFSDLNDLSNNYLPESSYTISIAGIDEQIKKIQKSEWNKLKVKCKGLNRENIYKLLDTGKGISLDSNTSFSDEDCEFLQENEFSKNFLYVEQPRPVGEYFVLNKSKNVNWMADEDCQDITYLEKLQPHYSSINIKLMKCGGLTPALELISEAKKFGYKVMIGCMTESSVGISAGIAISGLCDFADLDGASLISNDFAKGSFVEGGKLILSEEPGLGISLL from the coding sequence ATGAAAATTGAATGGAAAAGGACAAGGCTAAAATTAAAGGAAACATTTTCAATATCTTACGGAAGTTATGATTTCCGTGATGCGCTCCTGGTTTCGCTTTCAGAAGACGGAAAAACCGGTTATGGCGAATGCGTTGCCATCAATTATTACGGCATCAATCTCGATAAATTTGATGAAATACTTAGGGAAATTCAACATTTAATCGAAGCCCATGACATCGTTCATCCTAAAGTTTTTTTTGAATTTTTAAAAAGTTTAAACCTTCATTCTTTTCTTCTCTCCGCTCTTGATTGTGCCTACTGGGATCTGTACGGAAAACTTACGGACAGAACTTTCAGCGACCTTAATGATTTGAGTAACAATTATTTGCCGGAATCATCATACACGATAAGCATTGCCGGTATTGATGAGCAAATCAAGAAAATTCAAAAGTCAGAATGGAATAAATTGAAAGTGAAATGTAAAGGGCTCAACCGTGAAAATATCTATAAACTTTTAGATACAGGAAAAGGAATTTCCCTCGATTCAAATACGAGTTTCTCTGATGAAGACTGCGAATTCCTGCAGGAAAACGAATTTTCAAAAAACTTTCTTTATGTGGAGCAGCCACGACCTGTGGGCGAGTATTTTGTTTTGAACAAATCAAAAAATGTCAACTGGATGGCTGATGAAGATTGCCAGGACATCACTTATCTGGAAAAACTGCAGCCCCATTATTCATCCATTAACATAAAACTGATGAAATGCGGTGGTTTAACGCCAGCTTTGGAACTAATTTCGGAAGCAAAAAAGTTCGGTTACAAGGTGATGATTGGCTGTATGACGGAGTCCTCCGTGGGAATTTCTGCAGGTATCGCCATCAGCGGCTTGTGCGATTTTGCGGATTTGGATGGCGCCAGTTTAATTTCAAACGATTTTGCGAAAGGAAGTTTTGTTGAAGGCGGTAAACTCATCCTTTCAGAAGAGCCCGGTCTCGGAATTTCTTTGCTTTAA
- a CDS encoding cytochrome C — MKKLLVMAIAGSALAVSCTQKGIADGKITKAESIAQGKVIFENSCGKCHDLPNPKSHTDAQWTGIVNAMAPKAKLTDAQGTMVYDYVTANN; from the coding sequence ATGAAAAAATTATTAGTTATGGCAATCGCGGGATCCGCATTGGCGGTATCGTGTACGCAGAAAGGCATCGCAGACGGAAAAATTACAAAAGCCGAATCAATCGCACAGGGAAAGGTAATCTTCGAAAATTCCTGCGGAAAGTGCCACGACCTTCCAAATCCGAAGTCGCACACCGATGCACAGTGGACCGGAATCGTGAACGCAATGGCGCCTAAGGCAAAGCTTACAGATGCTCAGGGCACGATGGTTTACGATTATGTAACCGCAAATAATTAA